The following coding sequences lie in one Nonomuraea muscovyensis genomic window:
- a CDS encoding aspartate aminotransferase family protein — MTQPDTDILKAAHDHLWLHFTRHSSYQQSEIPTIVRGEGSYIYDIHGKRYLDGLAGLFVVQAGHGRAELAEAAAKQAQELAFFPLWSYAHPKAAELAERLARLAPGDLNRVFFTTGGGEAVESAWKLAKQYFKLTGKPLKHKVVSRHIAYHGTPQGALSITGIPAFKQMFEPLVPGSIRVPNTNHYRADEITGVKGMTPEEYGIWAADRVARAIEMEGPETVAAVFAEPVQNAGGCFPPPAGYWRRLREICDEYDVLLVSDEVICAFGRLGTMFGGEKYDYVPDIITCAKGLTSGYSPIGAMIAHERLFEPFKSGEEMFAHGYTFGGHPVSAAVALANLDIFEREDLLGHVTKNEPLFQATLDGLRELPIVGDVRGAGYFWGIELVKDRTTKETFTAEESERLLRGFLSKALFDAGLYCRADDRGDPVIQLAPPLVAGPQEIEEIGSILRTVLTEAWARL; from the coding sequence ATGACGCAGCCGGACACCGACATTCTCAAGGCCGCGCACGACCATCTGTGGTTGCACTTCACCAGGCACAGCTCCTACCAGCAGTCCGAGATCCCGACCATCGTCCGCGGTGAGGGGTCCTACATCTACGACATCCACGGCAAGCGCTACCTCGACGGACTGGCGGGCCTGTTCGTGGTGCAGGCGGGCCACGGCCGCGCCGAGCTGGCCGAGGCCGCCGCCAAGCAGGCCCAGGAGCTGGCTTTCTTCCCGCTGTGGTCCTACGCGCACCCGAAGGCCGCCGAGCTGGCCGAACGGCTCGCAAGGCTCGCGCCGGGCGACCTCAACCGGGTCTTCTTCACCACCGGCGGCGGCGAGGCGGTCGAGTCCGCCTGGAAGCTGGCCAAGCAGTACTTCAAGCTCACCGGCAAGCCGCTCAAGCACAAGGTCGTCAGCCGCCACATCGCCTACCACGGCACCCCGCAGGGCGCCCTGTCGATCACCGGCATCCCGGCGTTCAAGCAGATGTTCGAGCCGCTCGTGCCCGGCTCCATCCGCGTGCCCAACACCAACCACTACCGCGCCGACGAGATCACCGGCGTCAAGGGCATGACGCCCGAGGAGTACGGCATCTGGGCGGCCGACCGGGTGGCCCGCGCCATCGAGATGGAGGGCCCGGAGACGGTGGCCGCCGTCTTCGCCGAGCCGGTGCAGAACGCCGGCGGCTGCTTCCCGCCGCCCGCCGGCTACTGGCGGCGGCTGCGCGAGATCTGCGACGAGTACGACGTGCTGCTCGTCTCCGACGAGGTCATCTGCGCCTTCGGCCGCCTCGGCACGATGTTCGGCGGCGAGAAGTACGACTACGTCCCCGACATCATCACCTGCGCCAAGGGTCTGACCAGCGGCTACTCACCCATCGGCGCCATGATCGCGCACGAGCGGCTGTTCGAGCCGTTCAAGAGCGGCGAGGAGATGTTCGCCCACGGCTACACCTTCGGCGGCCACCCCGTCTCCGCCGCCGTGGCGCTGGCCAACCTCGACATCTTCGAGCGCGAGGACCTGCTCGGCCACGTCACCAAGAACGAGCCGCTCTTCCAGGCCACCCTCGACGGCCTGCGCGAGCTGCCCATCGTCGGCGACGTGCGCGGCGCCGGCTACTTCTGGGGCATCGAGCTGGTCAAGGACAGGACCACCAAGGAGACGTTCACCGCCGAGGAGTCGGAGCGGCTGCTGCGCGGCTTCCTGTCCAAGGCGCTGTTCGACGCGGGGCTCTACTGCCGCGCCGACGACCGTGGTGACCCCGTCATCCAGTTGGCGCCGCCGCTGGTCGCGGGTCCCCAGGAGATCGAGGAGATCGGCTCGATTCTCCGCACCGTGCTCACCGAAGCGTGGGCTCGCCTGTAA
- a CDS encoding sulfite exporter TauE/SafE family protein: protein MSAQEVAALLATGLAAGFVAGSASCTAVQGGLLAGLARGRERGGPRWAVGWFLAGRLAAYSAVGALLGLAGEAVTLGPTTRAVLLLAAGVLVVAFAVRLLRRTDTSRPDTSHTDAGRTGTNRTDTSRTGTNRAEARCADGGCAPERGAVARLGARLTSPPLLGAATVLVPCGVTLSMEMIAVTSRSAAGGAAVLAGFVVGSSPAFALLGYVLRRLSRTRVARLTGVAALAAGLWTVGTGLNLGGWLPRPTPPAAAVTGRDTAARPPTVTIWAMRDGYRPGYAKLPAGVPVEIVFRPAEQGCTGTVTIAGRDVALPATVRLPAQRPGTLRYVCGMGMYTGFLNFS from the coding sequence TTGAGCGCGCAGGAGGTCGCCGCCCTGCTGGCCACCGGCCTGGCGGCGGGGTTCGTGGCGGGCAGCGCCTCGTGCACGGCGGTGCAGGGCGGGCTGCTCGCGGGCCTGGCCCGGGGGCGTGAGCGGGGTGGGCCGCGGTGGGCGGTCGGCTGGTTCCTGGCCGGGCGGCTGGCCGCGTACTCGGCGGTGGGGGCGCTGCTCGGGCTGGCCGGCGAGGCGGTCACGCTGGGACCCACGACCCGGGCGGTGCTGCTCCTGGCGGCGGGGGTTCTCGTCGTGGCGTTCGCCGTCCGGCTGCTGCGCCGCACGGACACCAGCCGCCCGGACACCAGCCACACGGACGCCGGCCGCACAGGCACGAACCGCACGGACACCAGCCGCACGGGCACGAACCGCGCGGAGGCGCGGTGTGCGGACGGGGGGTGCGCGCCGGAGCGCGGAGCGGTGGCGCGGCTCGGGGCGCGGCTCACCAGCCCGCCGCTGCTGGGGGCGGCCACCGTGCTCGTGCCGTGCGGCGTGACGCTGAGCATGGAGATGATCGCCGTCACCAGCCGGTCGGCGGCCGGTGGAGCGGCGGTGCTGGCGGGGTTCGTCGTCGGCAGCTCGCCGGCGTTCGCCCTGCTGGGGTACGTGCTGCGGCGCCTGTCGCGGACCCGCGTCGCCCGGCTGACGGGCGTGGCCGCGCTCGCGGCCGGGCTGTGGACCGTCGGCACCGGGCTCAACCTGGGCGGCTGGCTGCCCCGCCCCACCCCACCGGCCGCCGCCGTCACCGGCCGGGACACCGCCGCCCGCCCGCCCACCGTCACGATCTGGGCGATGCGCGACGGCTACCGGCCCGGCTACGCGAAGCTGCCCGCGGGCGTGCCCGTCGAGATCGTCTTCAGGCCGGCGGAGCAGGGGTGCACCGGAACGGTCACCATCGCCGGGCGTGACGTCGCCCTGCCCGCCACCGTCCGGCTGCCCGCGCAACGCCCCGGCACCCTCAGGTACGTCTGCGGCATGGGCATGTACACCGGCTTCCTCAACTTCTCCTAG
- a CDS encoding tetratricopeptide repeat protein — MAWWQGGEVAAATVPAPRVGDEPELLAAAQAGDPQAAHRLGRLCAQRGDRAGARHWWERAASAGNVDSAFNLGIWHEKHGTLEEAVSWYERAAGTGDTEAAVNLATLLLEQRGDPDTARGWFESAARAGSRVAARRLALMCEDAGETPLAREWHRRAAADGDTSSAHDLGFLAYSAGEEEEAVRWWECATRGGHVEAAYHLGLLLQAGRDPEGAEAYFRLAARSEHPGAASQLGGIALAHADLRTARAWFERAAGAGRLDDQRMAGFVCVELGNATGASHWFGRAAASGDPEAMFHFGLLLIAEYGDLARGRHWFRLAALAGHHRAAVELGGLLSAAGELAEAQRWLTDPPPPGWDRAAEPELAARAELAAAATGRRGGVALAVPELTELLGTWDLVTRPLHDHADVVGWLVERSGLHASAVEYLASVRGTLVRPGNSPWPSPGEIDHVLATARDLRRRLGVR; from the coding sequence ATGGCGTGGTGGCAAGGTGGTGAGGTGGCGGCGGCGACCGTTCCGGCGCCCCGGGTCGGCGACGAACCCGAGCTGCTGGCGGCCGCGCAGGCCGGTGACCCGCAGGCGGCGCACCGGCTCGGCCGGTTGTGCGCGCAGCGGGGCGACCGCGCGGGGGCCAGGCACTGGTGGGAGCGGGCGGCATCGGCCGGCAACGTCGACAGCGCCTTCAACCTGGGCATCTGGCACGAGAAGCACGGCACCCTGGAGGAGGCCGTCTCCTGGTACGAGCGGGCGGCGGGCACCGGCGACACGGAGGCGGCGGTCAACCTGGCCACCCTGCTGCTGGAGCAGCGCGGCGACCCGGACACCGCGAGGGGCTGGTTCGAGAGCGCCGCCCGCGCCGGGTCCCGGGTGGCGGCCCGCAGGCTGGCGCTGATGTGCGAGGACGCGGGCGAGACCCCGCTGGCGCGCGAGTGGCACCGCCGGGCGGCCGCTGACGGCGACACCTCCTCGGCCCACGACCTGGGCTTCCTGGCGTACTCGGCGGGCGAGGAGGAGGAGGCCGTGCGGTGGTGGGAGTGCGCCACCCGCGGCGGCCACGTCGAGGCCGCCTACCACCTCGGCCTGCTGCTGCAGGCGGGCCGCGACCCGGAGGGCGCCGAGGCGTACTTCCGGCTGGCCGCCAGGAGCGAGCATCCCGGCGCCGCCTCGCAGCTCGGCGGCATCGCGCTCGCCCACGCCGACCTGCGCACCGCCCGCGCCTGGTTCGAGCGGGCGGCGGGCGCGGGACGGCTGGACGACCAGCGGATGGCCGGGTTCGTCTGCGTGGAGCTGGGCAACGCGACGGGCGCCAGCCACTGGTTCGGCAGGGCGGCGGCCAGCGGCGACCCGGAGGCGATGTTCCACTTCGGGCTGCTGCTCATCGCCGAGTACGGCGACCTGGCGAGGGGCCGGCACTGGTTCCGGCTCGCGGCGCTGGCCGGTCACCACCGGGCGGCCGTCGAGCTCGGCGGCCTGCTCAGCGCGGCCGGGGAGCTCGCCGAGGCCCAGCGGTGGCTCACTGACCCGCCGCCGCCCGGCTGGGACCGGGCCGCCGAGCCCGAACTGGCCGCGCGGGCCGAGCTGGCCGCCGCCGCGACCGGCCGCCGGGGCGGCGTCGCACTGGCCGTGCCCGAGCTGACGGAGCTGCTCGGCACCTGGGACCTGGTGACCAGGCCGCTGCACGACCACGCCGACGTCGTCGGCTGGCTGGTGGAGCGCAGCGGCCTGCACGCGAGCGCCGTCGAGTACCTCGCCTCGGTGCGGGGCACGCTGGTCAGGCCGGGCAACTCGCCGTGGCCCAGCCCCGGCGAGATCGACCACGTCCTGGCCACCGCCCGCGACCTGCGCAGACGCCTCGGCGTCCGCTAG
- the ald gene encoding alanine dehydrogenase, with translation MKIGVPAEVKNHEYRVAATPAGVHELVRHGHDVIVQRGAGLGSHITDEEYLSAGAKILDGADAVWGEADMVLKVKEPIAEEYHRLRDGLVLFTYLHLAASRPCTEALLTARTTGIAYETVQVGNALPLLAPMSEVAGRLAPQVGAYNLMRFNGGRGVLPGGVPGVAPAKVVVIGGGVSGLNAAQIAVGMGADVTVLDTNVDRLRFIDAVYQGRLKTLVSTSYAIEREVLQADLVIGAVLIPGAKAPTLVSNELVSRMKPGSVLVDIAIDQGGCFEDSRPTTHADPTYTVHGSVFYCVANMPGSVANTSTYALTNATLPYAVKLADLGWRDALKADAGLAGGLNTHDGLLTNVPVAQALGLPVTPVADVLAA, from the coding sequence ATGAAGATCGGCGTGCCTGCCGAGGTCAAGAACCACGAATACCGCGTGGCCGCCACACCGGCGGGTGTGCACGAGCTGGTGCGCCACGGCCACGACGTCATCGTCCAGCGAGGTGCGGGCCTCGGCTCGCACATCACGGACGAGGAGTACCTCTCGGCGGGCGCGAAGATCCTCGACGGCGCCGACGCCGTGTGGGGCGAGGCCGACATGGTGCTCAAGGTGAAGGAGCCGATCGCCGAGGAGTACCACCGCCTGCGCGACGGGCTCGTCCTGTTCACCTACCTGCACCTGGCGGCCTCCCGCCCGTGCACCGAGGCGCTGCTCACCGCCAGGACCACGGGCATCGCCTACGAGACAGTCCAGGTGGGCAACGCGCTGCCGCTGCTCGCGCCCATGTCGGAGGTGGCCGGCCGGCTGGCGCCCCAGGTCGGGGCGTACAACCTGATGCGGTTCAACGGCGGGCGCGGCGTCCTGCCGGGCGGCGTGCCCGGCGTGGCGCCGGCCAAGGTGGTCGTCATCGGCGGCGGTGTGTCCGGCCTCAACGCCGCGCAGATCGCCGTCGGCATGGGCGCCGACGTGACCGTCCTCGACACGAACGTCGACCGCCTGCGCTTCATCGACGCCGTCTACCAGGGCCGGCTCAAGACGCTGGTGTCCACCTCGTACGCGATCGAGCGGGAGGTCCTCCAGGCCGACCTCGTCATCGGCGCGGTCCTGATCCCGGGCGCCAAGGCCCCGACGCTGGTCTCCAACGAGCTGGTCTCGCGGATGAAGCCGGGCTCGGTGCTCGTCGACATCGCCATCGACCAGGGCGGCTGCTTCGAGGACTCGCGCCCGACCACGCACGCCGACCCCACCTACACGGTGCACGGCTCGGTCTTCTACTGCGTGGCGAACATGCCGGGCTCGGTGGCCAACACCTCCACCTACGCGCTGACGAACGCCACGCTGCCGTACGCGGTCAAGCTGGCCGACCTGGGCTGGCGCGACGCGCTGAAGGCCGACGCCGGGCTGGCGGGCGGCCTCAACACGCACGACGGGCTGCTCACCAACGTGCCGGTCGCGCAGGCGCTGGGCCTGCCGGTCACGCCGGTGGCCGACGTCCTCGCCGCCTGA
- a CDS encoding response regulator — MINLLLADDQALVRAGFRALLDAQPDMTVVAEAGDGAEAVRLSRKLEPHVVLMDIRMPGTDGLTATRQMPDGPRVIILTTFELDEYVFEALRGGASGFLVKDTEPAELIQAVRVVAAGEALLSPSVTRRLIAEYASRAKEPQEAGRLAQLTDREREVLTLVGTGLTNDEIAARLFMSPATAKTHVSRTMAKLHARDRAQLVVFAYESGLVRPGWH; from the coding sequence ATGATCAACCTCCTGCTGGCCGACGACCAGGCCCTGGTCCGCGCCGGCTTTCGCGCCCTGCTCGACGCCCAGCCCGACATGACCGTGGTCGCCGAGGCGGGCGACGGCGCCGAGGCGGTCCGCCTGTCCCGCAAGCTGGAGCCCCACGTGGTGTTGATGGACATCCGCATGCCCGGCACCGACGGCCTCACCGCGACCCGGCAGATGCCCGACGGGCCGCGCGTCATCATCCTGACCACGTTCGAGCTCGACGAGTACGTCTTCGAGGCGCTGCGCGGCGGCGCCAGCGGCTTCCTCGTCAAGGACACCGAGCCGGCCGAGCTCATCCAGGCGGTCCGCGTGGTGGCGGCGGGCGAGGCGCTGCTGTCCCCGAGCGTGACCCGCCGCCTCATCGCCGAGTACGCCTCCCGCGCCAAGGAACCCCAGGAGGCGGGCCGCCTGGCGCAGCTCACCGACCGCGAGCGCGAGGTCCTGACCCTGGTGGGCACGGGCCTGACCAACGACGAGATCGCCGCCCGGCTCTTCATGTCACCGGCCACGGCCAAGACTCACGTGAGCCGCACCATGGCCAAGCTCCACGCCCGCGACCGCGCCCAGCTCGTCGTCTTCGCCTACGAGTCCGGCCTCGTCCGCCCCGGCTGGCACTGA
- a CDS encoding flavin-containing monooxygenase, whose amino-acid sequence MAAPGIVIVGAGCRALRHGVYWLLESRALGFTVDPRLMRAHEKVALRHLAAQVPDPELRRRLTPDYTIGCKRLLISSDYYPALTRDNVTLVTDPVKEIGPHGLVDASGAEHPADVIVFGTGFRVTDAPRDRRITGRNGLRLQDAWRHGIEAYYGVTVAGFPNLFLLLGPNTGLGHNSVVFMIESQVRYVLDCLRLLSRTGAKALDVRTERQRAFNRRLRARLDPLVWNAGGCSSWYLDEHGVNRTIWPGFTFEYWARTRKVKPAAYELLF is encoded by the coding sequence GTGGCGGCACCGGGCATCGTCATCGTCGGAGCCGGATGCCGTGCGCTGCGCCACGGCGTCTACTGGCTGCTGGAGAGCAGGGCGCTGGGCTTCACCGTGGACCCGCGCCTGATGCGGGCGCACGAGAAGGTCGCACTCCGCCACCTGGCGGCCCAGGTGCCCGACCCGGAGCTGCGGCGCAGGCTCACCCCCGACTACACGATCGGCTGCAAGCGCCTGCTCATCTCCAGCGACTACTATCCCGCGCTGACCCGCGACAACGTCACCCTCGTCACCGACCCCGTCAAGGAGATCGGGCCGCACGGGCTGGTGGACGCCTCCGGCGCCGAGCATCCGGCCGACGTGATCGTGTTCGGCACCGGCTTCAGGGTCACCGACGCGCCGCGCGACCGGCGGATCACCGGCCGGAACGGGCTACGGCTCCAGGACGCCTGGCGGCACGGCATCGAGGCGTACTACGGCGTCACCGTCGCCGGCTTCCCCAACCTGTTCCTCCTGCTCGGCCCGAACACCGGGCTCGGCCACAACTCGGTCGTCTTCATGATCGAGTCGCAGGTGCGCTACGTCCTGGACTGTCTGCGGCTGCTCTCCCGGACCGGCGCCAAGGCCCTGGACGTCCGGACGGAGCGCCAGCGGGCGTTCAACCGGAGGCTGCGGGCCCGGCTCGACCCGCTGGTGTGGAACGCGGGCGGCTGCTCCTCCTGGTATCTGGACGAGCACGGCGTCAACCGGACGATCTGGCCGGGCTTCACCTTCGAGTACTGGGCGCGCACCCGCAAGGTGAAGCCCGCCGCCTACGAGCTCCTGTTCTGA
- a CDS encoding class I SAM-dependent methyltransferase, which yields MGRSFEELVAEAQDAPVDGWDFSWLDGRASERRPSWGYARLLGDRMAGATAALDIQTGGGEILAGLPRLAPVTVATESWPPNLRLAAARLRERGAAVVADDEEPRLPFRTGSFDLVASRHPVETWWAEIARVLRPGGAYFSQQVGPRSVFELAEFFLGPLDGSGRDPERARDAAEAAGLTVVDLRAEQLRMEFHDVGAVIYFLRKVIWIVPGFTVDRHRARLRDLHELIEAEGPFVAHSSRFLIEARA from the coding sequence ATGGGGCGTTCGTTCGAGGAACTGGTGGCGGAGGCGCAGGACGCGCCCGTCGACGGGTGGGACTTCTCATGGCTCGACGGCCGCGCGAGCGAGCGGCGCCCGTCGTGGGGCTACGCGCGACTGCTCGGCGACCGGATGGCCGGCGCCACGGCCGCCCTCGACATCCAGACCGGCGGCGGGGAGATCCTGGCCGGCCTGCCGAGGCTGGCGCCGGTGACGGTCGCCACCGAGTCGTGGCCGCCCAACCTCAGGCTGGCCGCCGCCCGGCTGCGGGAGCGCGGGGCGGCGGTCGTGGCCGACGACGAGGAGCCGCGCCTGCCGTTCCGCACGGGGTCCTTCGACCTGGTGGCCAGCCGCCACCCGGTGGAGACGTGGTGGGCGGAGATCGCCCGCGTGCTGCGGCCGGGCGGCGCCTACTTCTCCCAGCAGGTGGGCCCGCGCAGTGTGTTCGAGCTGGCCGAGTTCTTCCTGGGCCCGCTCGACGGCTCCGGGCGCGACCCGGAGCGGGCCCGGGACGCGGCAGAGGCGGCCGGGCTCACCGTGGTGGACCTGCGGGCCGAGCAACTGCGGATGGAGTTCCACGACGTCGGCGCGGTGATCTACTTCCTGCGCAAGGTGATCTGGATCGTGCCGGGCTTCACGGTCGACCGCCACCGGGCGCGGCTGCGCGACCTGCACGAGCTCATCGAGGCCGAGGGGCCGTTCGTCGCCCACTCCAGCAGGTTCCTCATCGAGGCGCGGGCCTGA
- the ggt gene encoding gamma-glutamyltransferase: protein MRRVLVPAAVLVTLTSTLTPAAADSSRWAPQKVPVAEGYGGAVATVDLDASKAAIAVLRRGGNAVDAAVAAGAVLGVTEPYSAGLAGGGFIVYYDARDREVHTIDGRETAPKAMTATSLEGVPFEEGVTSGLSAGVPGAVAQWDLALRRFGTISLRQALQPAIEVAAKGFVVDQTFVDQTRQNEARFKDFTSTAKLYLPGGAPPAVGSVFKNPELAATYRELARRGPGWLYGGQLGKEIVATVKRPPVTPGATREVRPGLMELSDLRAYRALRREPTRVDYQGLRVYGMAPPSSGGSTVGEALNILGALPQAGLHEYLEASRLAFADRNKYVADVPGVPLKELLSDGFAKERACLIGERAMAHPAAPGDPDGGYRPCERPTGTSTPTVAEGPETTHLVVADRWGNVVAYNLTIESTGGNGIVVPGRGFLLNNELTDFTFGPAPGDPNLPGPGKRPRSSMAPTIVFDDGRPVLAVGSPGGSTIITTVLQILMNRYEWGMSLPEALAAPRASQRNSAQTQAEQAFLDAHRSELEARGHTFAVTPEIGAATALEFLSRTRVQAVAEPTRRGGGSAMVVRPGG from the coding sequence ATGCGCCGTGTGCTCGTTCCCGCAGCAGTCCTCGTCACGCTGACCTCCACCCTCACGCCCGCGGCGGCCGACAGCAGTCGGTGGGCGCCGCAGAAGGTCCCCGTCGCCGAGGGGTACGGCGGCGCCGTCGCCACGGTCGACCTCGACGCCAGCAAGGCCGCCATCGCCGTGCTCAGGAGGGGCGGCAACGCCGTCGACGCCGCCGTCGCCGCCGGAGCCGTGCTCGGGGTCACCGAGCCGTACTCGGCCGGTCTGGCGGGCGGCGGCTTCATCGTCTACTACGACGCCCGCGACCGTGAGGTCCACACCATCGACGGCCGCGAGACGGCGCCGAAGGCCATGACGGCGACCTCGCTGGAGGGCGTCCCGTTCGAGGAGGGCGTCACCAGCGGCCTGTCGGCCGGCGTGCCCGGCGCGGTCGCGCAGTGGGACCTGGCCCTGCGCAGGTTCGGCACGATCTCGCTGCGACAGGCCCTGCAGCCCGCCATCGAGGTGGCGGCCAAGGGGTTCGTGGTCGACCAGACGTTCGTGGACCAGACCCGGCAGAACGAGGCCAGGTTCAAGGACTTCACCTCCACCGCCAAGCTCTACCTGCCGGGCGGCGCGCCGCCCGCCGTCGGCTCCGTCTTCAAGAACCCCGAGCTGGCCGCCACCTACCGGGAGCTGGCCAGGCGCGGACCCGGCTGGTTGTACGGCGGGCAGCTCGGCAAGGAGATCGTCGCCACGGTCAAACGGCCGCCGGTGACGCCGGGCGCGACCCGCGAGGTCAGGCCGGGCCTGATGGAGCTGTCCGACCTGCGCGCCTACCGGGCGCTGCGGCGCGAGCCGACCCGCGTCGACTACCAGGGGCTGCGGGTGTACGGCATGGCGCCCCCGTCCTCCGGCGGCTCGACCGTGGGCGAGGCGCTCAACATCCTCGGCGCGCTGCCCCAGGCCGGCCTGCACGAATACCTGGAGGCGTCCCGCCTGGCCTTCGCCGACCGCAACAAGTACGTCGCCGACGTGCCCGGCGTGCCGCTGAAGGAGTTGCTGTCCGACGGCTTCGCCAAGGAGCGCGCCTGCCTCATCGGCGAACGGGCCATGGCGCACCCGGCCGCGCCCGGCGACCCCGACGGCGGCTACCGGCCGTGCGAGCGCCCGACCGGCACGTCCACGCCCACCGTCGCCGAGGGGCCGGAGACCACGCACCTGGTCGTGGCCGACCGGTGGGGCAACGTCGTCGCCTACAACCTGACGATCGAGTCGACCGGCGGCAACGGCATCGTGGTGCCCGGACGCGGGTTCCTGCTGAACAACGAGCTGACCGACTTCACGTTCGGCCCGGCTCCGGGCGACCCCAACCTGCCCGGCCCCGGCAAGCGGCCGCGTTCGTCCATGGCGCCGACGATCGTCTTCGACGACGGCCGCCCGGTGCTCGCCGTCGGCTCGCCCGGCGGTTCGACGATCATCACGACCGTGCTGCAGATCCTGATGAACCGCTACGAGTGGGGCATGAGCCTGCCCGAGGCGCTGGCCGCGCCGCGCGCCTCCCAGCGCAACAGCGCCCAGACGCAGGCCGAGCAGGCCTTCCTCGACGCCCACCGGAGCGAGCTGGAGGCGCGCGGGCACACCTTCGCGGTGACGCCGGAGATCGGGGCGGCCACCGCGCTGGAGTTCCTCAGCCGGACCAGGGTCCAGGCCGTGGCCGAGCCCACCCGGCGCGGCGGCGGCAGCGCGATGGTGGTCAGGCCCGGCGGGTGA
- a CDS encoding sensor histidine kinase: MRVKSGYDPVLAVSVAVAQIVLSMGAQYGQTNREQLDPLAFGLLTAGPAALVFRRKYPVISSAVALLVTYVYTWLDYPLGPVYLAPIIVLTTLVLGGRRRAAWVMAAVTWAVFLAYGAVGDGAAPAGIFHDLAITAFILLVMVVAELASIVRERRAQQQRAAEEEMRRQASEERLTMARELHDVLAHNISLIHVQASTALHLIDDNPEQARTALATIKAASKDVLGEMRSVLNVLRDGAPRSPTAGLDRLDELAERSGLDVTLERETPRPLSPQVERAAYRIVQESLTNAARHAPGAQVRVRLGYGSRELAVEVTDTGPTTPAVLAEQGGGNGIPGMRERASALGGTLVAGPSGTGFRVSARLPLPEETT, encoded by the coding sequence GTGCGTGTGAAGTCCGGCTACGACCCGGTTCTGGCGGTGAGTGTCGCCGTGGCGCAGATCGTGCTGTCCATGGGGGCGCAGTACGGGCAGACGAACCGGGAGCAGTTGGACCCGCTGGCGTTCGGGCTGCTGACGGCGGGGCCGGCCGCGCTGGTGTTCCGCCGGAAATATCCCGTTATTTCATCGGCTGTTGCCCTGCTGGTGACCTACGTGTACACGTGGCTGGACTACCCCCTGGGACCCGTCTACCTGGCCCCGATCATCGTGCTGACCACCCTGGTCCTGGGCGGGCGGCGGCGGGCGGCGTGGGTCATGGCGGCGGTCACCTGGGCGGTGTTCCTCGCCTATGGCGCCGTGGGCGACGGCGCGGCGCCCGCGGGCATCTTCCACGACCTGGCCATCACCGCGTTCATCCTGCTCGTCATGGTGGTGGCGGAGCTGGCCTCGATCGTCCGCGAGCGGCGCGCGCAGCAGCAGCGCGCGGCCGAGGAGGAGATGCGGCGCCAGGCCAGCGAGGAACGGCTGACCATGGCCCGGGAGCTGCACGACGTCCTCGCGCACAACATCTCGCTCATCCACGTCCAGGCCTCGACCGCGCTGCACCTCATCGACGACAACCCCGAGCAGGCCCGCACCGCGCTCGCCACCATCAAGGCCGCCTCCAAGGACGTGCTCGGCGAGATGCGCTCGGTCCTGAACGTCCTGCGCGACGGCGCCCCCCGCTCCCCCACGGCCGGCCTCGACCGCCTCGACGAGCTGGCCGAACGCTCCGGGCTCGACGTGACGCTGGAACGCGAGACCCCCCGCCCGCTGTCCCCGCAGGTGGAGCGGGCCGCCTACCGCATCGTCCAGGAGTCGCTCACCAACGCCGCCCGCCACGCCCCCGGCGCCCAGGTGCGCGTCCGGCTCGGGTACGGCTCGCGCGAGCTGGCCGTCGAGGTCACCGACACCGGGCCGACGACGCCGGCCGTCCTGGCCGAGCAGGGCGGCGGCAACGGCATCCCCGGCATGCGCGAACGCGCCTCCGCCCTGGGCGGCACGCTGGTCGCCGGGCCCTCGGGCACCGGCTTCCGGGTGTCGGCCCGGCTCCCCCTCCCCGAGGAGACCACATGA
- a CDS encoding SURF1 family protein: protein MMRTLLSPRMLGLHLLTIGVVIAFILLGRWQLGVFQDSGKPQATSDPAPVAVTTLAPVGGRMDGGAVGRQVTAEGVYDAQRQLLVADRVPDVDEPGGNVARDKGYWVLTPLRLDDGTLMPVVRGWVADAGDPAAVVPEGRVGVSGRLRPQQGTDSVQRRAEGLPEGQVQTVSTGELVNLWSGEKVRTGFLVAQPPSGGLTQVKVSPPVVGGTLTWRNLAYAANWWIFAGFAVFMWFHFVRDGVRGDRDRRNSPEMVLEG from the coding sequence ATGATGAGGACCCTGCTCTCGCCCCGCATGCTGGGGCTGCATCTGCTGACGATCGGGGTCGTCATCGCGTTCATCCTGCTCGGCCGCTGGCAGCTCGGCGTCTTCCAGGACTCCGGCAAACCGCAGGCGACGTCCGATCCGGCCCCCGTCGCGGTCACCACGCTCGCCCCCGTCGGCGGGCGGATGGACGGCGGGGCGGTCGGGCGCCAGGTCACCGCCGAGGGCGTCTACGACGCGCAGCGCCAGCTCCTCGTCGCCGACCGGGTGCCCGACGTCGACGAGCCGGGCGGCAACGTCGCCCGCGACAAGGGCTACTGGGTGCTCACGCCGCTCCGGCTCGACGACGGCACGCTGATGCCGGTCGTACGGGGCTGGGTGGCCGACGCCGGCGACCCGGCCGCGGTCGTGCCCGAGGGCAGGGTCGGGGTGTCCGGGCGGCTGCGCCCGCAGCAGGGCACCGACAGCGTGCAGCGGCGCGCCGAGGGGTTGCCCGAGGGCCAGGTGCAGACCGTGTCCACGGGCGAGCTGGTCAACCTGTGGAGCGGCGAGAAGGTCCGCACCGGCTTCCTGGTGGCCCAGCCGCCCTCGGGCGGGCTCACGCAGGTGAAGGTCTCACCGCCGGTGGTCGGCGGCACGCTGACCTGGCGTAACCTGGCCTATGCCGCCAACTGGTGGATCTTCGCCGGGTTCGCCGTGTTCATGTGGTTCCACTTCGTGCGCGACGGTGTGCGCGGGGATCGGGACCGTCGCAATTCTCCTGAGATGGTGCTGGAAGGTTAA